The following coding sequences lie in one Cannabis sativa cultivar Pink pepper isolate KNU-18-1 chromosome 5, ASM2916894v1, whole genome shotgun sequence genomic window:
- the LOC133038268 gene encoding uncharacterized protein LOC133038268, giving the protein MYDSVWAVVDRFAKSAHFLPVKVTYTVDQYAELQKSYADPKRRDVTFQLGDHVFLRVSPMKGIRCFGKKVAYRLALPPSLSAVHNVFHVSMLRKYVSDPMHVLSYEMLELQPDLSYDEQPVQILDRKEKVLRTKTISLVKVLWRNSKVEEATWELETDMRAQYPELFR; this is encoded by the exons atgtacgactcagtttgggCTGTGGTGGATCGCTTTGcaaagtcagcacatttcttacctgttaAGGTAACTTATAccgtggatcaatatgctgaatt gcagaaaagttatgcagatcccaagCGACGGGATGTTACATTCCAACTTGGTGATCATGTCTTCCTACGAGTGTCCCCAATGAAAGGGATTAgatgctttggaaagaaag TTGCTTATCGGTTGGCTTTACCTCCATCATTGTCAGCAgtgcataatgtatttcatgtttcCATGCTGAGGAAGTACGTGTCTGATCCAATGCACGTTCTGAGTTATGAAATGCTGGAGTTGCAACCTGACCTATCCTATGATGAACAACCAGTACAAATTTTAGATAGGAAGGAAAAGGTCCTTCGAACTAAAACCATATCGTTGGTTAAAGtactctggaggaatagtaaagtggaagaagccacttgggagtTGGAGACTGATATGAGGGCTCAGTATCCTGAGTTGTTCaggtag